Part of the Musa acuminata AAA Group cultivar baxijiao chromosome BXJ3-10, Cavendish_Baxijiao_AAA, whole genome shotgun sequence genome, CAGAGAGCCACCCCTGATAGCTTTACTCGCCGCACGAAGCAGCCTTGATGGGCTTGGTTCAACAGCTACCTTCAAAGACCACCGCCGCAAGACCAGGCGCCGCACTGCCATCATCGGCGTTCCACCCCTCGTCCTCGTCACCGTCAACCGGTGCTCCTTTGACGCGTGCCGGGACGCGCGCCGCCGCCGTCGTCTACCAAGCCTGCAAAATCCTCCCGAGGACCCGCCCCCCATGGCGGGGCCGCTGGGCACGATAACCGCCCAGGGTCGGGTCGACCCGAACCAGAACACCGCCATCTCCATCCACAACTGGAACATCAAGCCCGACGGCAACGTCGCCGGAGGGAAGATATACCTCGGTAGGCCATCGAAGCCGTACGCGGCGACGGTGTAGCTGAAGCCGTACGCGGCGACGATCAGCGAACGGAGCGGGTGGGTGCCGTGGGGCGAGGACGGCACCGGACGCCATATTCTACATGATCAAATGATTGCAACATTAGAAATCAAATTAGATGAACAAAGACAAGTCCACTCTATACATAAATCAAAAAGACATGCATTAGCATACTTCTTAGTCCATAAAGTATAACATATTTAGAATGCATatctcaatctctctctctctctctctctctctctctctctacagctACGTTGTTGCTGCTTCTTGTCAGGAACAAGAGCCTATCACTACAGATCAAACAACATTTATTGCTGAGTGGAGAAGAGGGCCTAAGGACTCTGACATGTCATCCAACCCTTTCAATGTGTGTATGCATCACTCATCTGGCCGTGTTCAAATTCCAACGAAAAGCACCAAACAACAGAGAGATAACGATAACGGCGGTTTGGTAGAGGTAAAAAGCCAATGACACTCCACTCCGAGGATAGACTTAATggaaaaaagaggagaaagaaagaacaaaTAGACCAAAACAAAGCACTAAACAACGGGTGGTTAATTTCGTATTAACTTTTTATAGTTTATGCAGTTAGATTTTTTTAACATGTtagttattaaaaattttatataattatagttataaagataaaatatttatttttattgatctCTAATATCATCGATTTTATTGATAAAAGATATAGTATGTACataaataatatgaaaatgatcgataaaaaaataattttataattttatttttattatgcaCTAATTAAAACTTCTATTGTTGTGATGATAGCAAACGACGACACTATCAGGAGCCACGGGTGATTGTTTTAGTGATAATCGATTTTTATCGATATCAATCCGAATATTGATGACGAAGGCGAGGGTGGCATCTACGATAGTTGTGGCGATTTGATAATGGTAGTGATGGATCTCATGGATGTGAGAAGGAAAAGGAGGAAGAGCAACGACGGAATATGaggcaaagggagaggagaaagaggacaAGGACGATAGTGTCACGAGAAATAACGTCGATGTGATCATCATCCTTGTGACATTATCGTCCCGTgagagaggaggagagagaggaggGTGAGCAACAACGAAGCTACCTCTAACTTCTTTGGCTTCTTgtggggagaggaggaggaagagggaggagaGCGATAGTCATATTTGTTTTACCATTGCTACAACAAGCGCTCCACTCTCGATGGCTTGATGGAGGGGTCAAGGCCGATCAAAAGCATCCTTGTATACAACAACAATGCCTTCTGTTTCATCCTTTTAGATCCCAAGTATGAGTTACTCAACCGGGTCTCCCTTTGCATCACCTTTTGTCATtactctccctcctcttcctcctcctgtaAGAAGCCACAAAAGCCAGAGAAAGCATCGTCGCCGCTCTCCCTCGTATTGCAAGGGGAGGAGGaagtggagggagagcgcttatcTCCTCTCGTTTTACTTTAACTTTCGTCATCGCTCTCCATCTTTTTCCCCCTTCTTCCCCCATAAGAAATTACATAAGCCGGAGATATCATTACTgtcactcactctcctctttcttctcctccctTGCAAGATAATAATGTCATGAGGACGATAGTCGCATCAATGCTATCTCTCACAACACTTACGTCATCGTCATCTTCCTTCTCTCCTTTCGtcattctctcttctctttttcccCATATCCTCGAGATCCATCACCACCATTATCAAACTACCATCGTTGCCGTAGATGTTGCCCCCATCTCGGTCATCGATGTTTGGATCGACATCAATAGGGTTGACCACCACCACAACAATCACCCGTGACTCCTGTTAGCGCCATCTCGTTTGCCATCATAACGGTAGAAGTTTTAATTAccgtataataaaaaaatataattagaacgttaagattattattatttattatttatgtatGTGCTATCACATGTTATATATTCTGTCagtaaaatcgataatattaagaaaaaaaatattttatttttataattataaaaaatttaataaaaatcgaGATGACTCAGTTTAACAACTGTTAAAAGGTAACTCGGTTTAAATAGATACTAAAAGAAATAGTTACATGACATCTAATTAGCCCCAAACAACAGTTAAAAGGTAACACACTTTAACAGTGGTAACGGCGGCACTATCTTTGGGAGAAAGAACACATAAAACAAGGAATGCTGACGGCTCCCGACAGAGCTTAGGATGCGTCGGTAAAAGGACAGAGGAGAAGAACAGAGCAACAGTTGAGACGGGAGAGCCAAATGGATAAACATGAGGATGAAAAACGCGCTCTTTTCTCCGCTTTTTAGACCCCACCAACCCCGAGCCAGGCCTTTTTCCTTCCCCGTaatcctcctccccttctccttctccttgccTTCCCTTGGAAGCCGCCCTCTCCTCCTGCTCCTTGAGCGTAAAAATTGCATCTTTGTGGTTTGCTTTGCTCCTCCGAAAAGTGTTCTCGTAAACTCTGTTCTCCTTTTCGGGCGTCAATCTTGCTGTGTAGAGAAACAAAATCCAATTTTTGCAATCTGTCAAGGATTTATTTGTTATTACTTGCTCAAAGTTTGGTTTTTGTTTCTTGTCGGTCTTCTGGTGGAGCAAAGGGAGGCTATTTTTTCCTATCTGCTTTCGAGCATGGCCATTTCTTTGAGGTATGGTTCGTACTTTTATGGCGATTATCAGGTTGGGACGGAAAGAAAGGAGATAGGTGTTGGATCTGTGGAGGTTTTAGGTGGGAAGAACGAGTTCAAGGGGAGACAGATTGTGGTCAAGAATCAGAGCAGTTCAGATGGATGGAACCCCAAAGGCCATTCTCACTGCTCCATTCATGTAATCGCTTCATTTCTTATCGTTCATCTCAAGTATCCATCTCTTTTTCCTCTCTTTGATGTTTGATTTTTGAGGGTCAGGCATCGAATTGCCTTCCTCGAGCCATGAAGTGGTGGGAGAAGAGCATCGTACCTAACATGACGGAGATTACGTCCTCAGATCATCTCGTCGAATCGCTGGCAACTGCTGGGGATAAGCTCGTCATCGTGGATTTCTACTCTCCTGGGTGTGGAGGCTGCAAAGCCCTGCATCCAAAGGTACACAAACTTGAACTGAGACCACTCTGTTTCCTCCAAGCCCACAACTTCACGTATAGAAATCAATACCTTCTCGTAGATATGTCAGCTGGCTGAATCATACCCCGACGCAATCTTTCTGAAAGTGAACTACGAAGAGCACAAATCCATCTGCCACAGCCTTCACATTCATGTGCTGCCGTTCTTTCGGCTCTACAGAGGCGCACAAGGTCGTGTCTGCAGCTTCAGCTGCACCAATGCAACCGTAAGGCAGTCAGTCCCCAGCCACATAAACCTGTCGAGACCGTCGCTGCTGCTTTCTCATACTCACAGTGATGGTTGCAGGTCAAGAAGCTCAAAGACGCAATGGCAAAGCATGGGACCGAGCGATGCAGTCTTGGACCAGCGAAGGGCTTGGAAGAGGAAGAGCTTCTCGTGTTGGCTTCGAACGGCGGAGCTCGGTTTAATCGTCCACCAGCACTCTCAAGCATATGACTCTTCGGTAGCTAATAGAACAGACCTCGATTCCTGTTCGGCATGTGTCCAATAAAGCTGTGCAACAGAGGTTCTTCAAGATTCTTCTTCAGTGCCCTGCTTGATTCATAAGCATTCACCGGATTAGGATCGGTAATTATGAATCGTGAACTATCGTGCATCTGATTCGGGTTGTAATTCCTCGTAGGATTTTCTACGAGCACTTGGTATGTATGGCTTCAGTGCCAAACTTAACAGTGATTACCTTACCACATTAACTATACGTACATCTCCATCTTGCTGTTCTGTTTTTGCTGCTTGCCACACAGCAAACAAGATGAGAGATACCAGTTGACCATCAAGGAACAGGATGAAGCACACTGGTGGAATGGAATTCGTTGATGCACTCTGTCCTCAAGCCATGTGATGCCAAAGACACAGCTTGCCTTGTCCTTTGAGCCATGCTACAGCCAGCCTACACGGGTCGCTGCAGACAAGAATAACAGTGCATCTTGCCAGGCAAAAGAGCTGAAACAAGAGGGGATGAGGTTTACCAGCTTATCAAACACCAACATTTGTACACGCTATGGCTCTTCAACAAGAACATGGCAAATTGGCACAAGGATTTCAAATTTGATCGAAACACTCGTTTATGGATTCAGTTTATACAAATCCGAAGAAGGGGAGTAcatgaaagaaagagagagaaaagttTCAGCAAAAACTGATCTCCATAAGCTTCACAAACTCGGTGAAACCTATCTTTCCATCATGGTTTTCGTCATAGATAGTTATCATGCTCATGCACGCATCCAACTCCAACCCTTCTGTGAAACCAAGCTTAAGGAGAACTCTTTGTAGCTCCCCTGCATCAATGTACCCATCGTTGTTCTCGTCAAAGACATGGAAGGCAGCTTTTACTTCTTCCAAACTCGGCTCCCTCTCTTCAAACAGGCTAGAGATCTCATCGGAGGCCGTCTCCTCCTTGAGGTGCTCACCTTCGTGGTTGCGCCTTAGCCCCACGCTGTCCATGACCACCTCCATGTCTTCGCTACTTAGGCTGATGTCTTCATCTCCAGGGTGACTGGTTTTGCACTTCAGCGGTTGCTCATCCAGGAGCATAGACACGCATGTGGAGAAAGGGACGTATAGTGAGAACTTCTCGAGCATCATAATGATCCAGTTGAGGATGTTATGGAGGAAGAGGAAACCAACAGGTTCTGCCAAAGAGACTGAATTCTCCATTTTGGTTGGTGGCTACGAGGAGAAGAGGAGCGAGAAGTGAGAGAGAGAATGGAGAGACCCGGTGATGTGTTGTTTGTGTTGAGCTGCAGAGAAGAAGTTGACGGAGGTGATGCTTTTATAAGAGGATGAGACCATTGGAGAAGATTGGAACAGTTGTCAGTACAGGGAGATGCTTCCCTTGGTGCAGACATGGATCGAGCAGCATGATCCTTACTTTGTGGGTCATGTTGGAGGCTGACTTGGTGGAAATTTCCTTGAAACATAGCATCAAAGCTGGCCTGCTTGATTATAATTCTTTATCGAGTACTTGTTGATCACACTGACAAAGACTAATGCATAGAGCAGAGAGTTCAGAGGGAAAACCAGCAAGAGTTTACAGGAATCTAATGTTTCCCGACAAAgacttccatatatatatatatagatatagagagagagagcggcGTTATAATTGGGAACCCCAACCGAACCCGGAAGTCGAACCGGGTCGAAGAAGGAAGCGAACCGGCCGCTTGCATCGTCAATATCCAAGGCTATGCGGGGCCGTCTTCTAACCAATGGGAGCGCGTCAATAAAGAAAAACCCACTGGAACCCAGAAGGTGAACCGGGTCGAAATGAGAAGCGAACCGGCCTCAGACTTCCGGAGGGCCCCGTGTGCTAAACCAAGGCGAGCGCGGCACCAAAAAGAATACCCCAATCGAACCAAAACGGCAAACCGAGTCGAGTCAAGAACCGAACCGGCTATCTACCCACTCTTGTTTCTCCTAGCGTCATCCATTTCACCTCACACTCCTCCACAGAGCGAGAGAACAGCCATTCGCTCAGGTATGATCTCTCTTTCCTTATCACCTTATTGATACTTGTTGTTCTCTTCGGTTTCTTGGCGTTGGATACCCCTGTCCGTCTTACTCTCATAGCAGACTGTTCGATGCTTAGGGTTAATGGTTTTGGAAATCGGTGATTTCAGTGACGCTGGTGATTTTGCGGGTTCTTTTTGGCTTTTCTTGAGTCCCACGATTAGGGATTAAAGGAAGATGGATTCATATTTCTGTTCGAGACCTGCTTAGGTTTCGATTTTGGTATTTGGGTTGTGTGGGTGAGAAGTTGATACTGAACTGCAAAAATTGTATTACAGATTAAAATTCCCACAAGCTGGACACTTTTTTAGGATAATTTTCTGTGCTAATTTTCTTGAACAGTCGGTAGAAGCTGAAATTGAGTTTTTTAGAATTTTTCTTTTGCTTCTCTTTCCCAAAGTAAGATGCATCGACTTTATAGGCCTACTTGACATGCCTGAAACTTAGGGGCTAAAGGCTTCTTTGATCTCTGAGTCATCTGCTGTTGAATCTTAATTAAAGCAATGTCATCAAGAGTCTTGATGCAAACGATTGACAAGGTATGGATTGTTTACTAGGTTTAACTGGGTTTTACATCAGCTGTATAGGTTAATTTAATCTGTTCTAGCTATGGTTGATATGATATAAATAATGATTTGTTTGCTCTGCCAAATATTAATTAATAGTGAACTGTTTCTGCACTCTGATGAGTGTTCTGCTGTGAGATTTCAGTGGATGTAATTCCCTTGAACATCTACTTGCAGGTTATTGATAATGTAAAGTTTGCTGTTTAATGTGTTTTTGTTTCAATCTAATGGTGTAGAACTACTTTGTCGTGCTGTATAACGAAAGAGATGTTAGTATCAGCTGCCTCAGCTCTGTATGTTAGCCCGGTTGCTTCTTATGGTACTCGGATTGGCTTGGAACCAAAAGCAAAGGCCCTTCACGTTACTCAAAAAACTCCAAAGCTTTTCAAGGGATTCAATGGTCTGAAAGCAGCAGCATCGGTTTCTTGTGAATCAGATACATCTTTCCTGGGAAATGGAAGAAATGCTACTGTATGGGAATCGTTCAAGCCAAAATTGGGGAGACCGAATTTGAGAACAAAAAGTCTACTGAAGCCACAAGCTTCATCTTTTAAAGTGGCTGTTCTTGGAGCTGCAGGTGGTGTTGGGCAACCACTAGCTCTCCTGATTAAGATGTCTCCGCTGGTCTCAGCTGTGCATCTCTATGACATTGCAAATGTAAAGGGAATAGCTGCTGATCTCAATCATTGCAATACCCCCGCCCGGGTTCTGGACTTCACTGGAGAATCAGAGCTAGCTAGTAGTTTGGAGGGGGTGGATGTGGTTGTAATACCTGCAGGGATTCCACAAAAGCCTGGCATGACCTGCGATGACCTATTCAATGTCAATGCTAACATTGTGAAGTCACTGATGGAAGCTGTTGCCGATAATGCTCCGGATGCTTTTATCCACATCATTAGTAATCCAGTGAATTCTACTGTCCCTGTTGCTGCAGAGGTTCTGAAACAGAAGGGCGTCTACGATCCAAAGAAACTTTTTGGTGTTACCACACTTGATGTTGTGAGAGCCAGCACCTTCGTGGCCCAAAAGAAGAACCTTAAGCTTATCGATGTCAGTGTCCCGGTGATTGGGGGTCATGATGGAATAACCATATTACCGTTGTTATCAAAGACTAGACCGTCTGTGACCTTCACTGACCGAGAAGTTGAAGAGCTTACGGTGAGGCTTCAGAATGCAGGGACGGAGCTAGTGGAGGGAAAAGTTGGTGCTGGATCTGCGACTCTTTCAATGGCCTACGCGGCAGCAAGATTTGTCGAGTCGTCTCTTCGTGCTTTGGACGGAGACGGGGATGTTTATGAATGCTCCTTTGTTCAATCTGATCTGACGGAGCTTCCGTTCTTTGCATCCAGAGTTAAACTCAGCAGAAAAGGTGTGGAAGCCGTGATCCCTTCTGATCTCCAGGGGCTGACGGACTACGAGACCAAGGCACTCGAAGCTTTGAAGCCGGAACTGAAGGCAAGCATCGAGAAGGGTGTGTCGTTCGTTCACAAGCAGACAGCTGCAGCAGCATCAGGCTGAGTCACTAGACGAAGAAgactgttttaagttttgcagaaaGTAGAGAGTTTTGTTCTTTTAGTACGAGACAACAAGAATGATCAAGGAGTTGAAGTGATGGTTGTACTGCAGCGAAGTAACAGGCTTTCAGATCCATTGCTCCTTACTCGAGCATGGAGAACTCTTGGGATTGACCAATGAGCAGCCCAGAGGCTCTGGTTCTTGCCATTGATTATTCCTTCTTCCCTTTGTACATGTATTCTGGTATAAAAGCTCCTTTGCTCAGAAACCCAATCCACTTTACAGTCTTAGGGATGTGCTTTCCTGTTGGAATCTGTAAAGAAATTTGGAAGACAATTCTCTGTAAGTAGTTCTCCTTTGTTCCCACTGTTCATAGATCTGCTGAAGTGGGTTTGCTTTAACCAAAGCAAAAAGAGCGCAGTATGTGTGTGTGCCAAAATGAATAGCTACCAACATCAAAGAAAGCAGCATATGTATAATTGCAGTGCAGGCATCCTGGACTGATGTCATCCCCTTTGACATTGTTAACTGCAGATCCAATGGCGTGCATGATTAATGCAAAAAGGACAGACCAAAGGATAAGGATCTGTAACGCGATGGCCAATTACAGATATCTTTTCCGAAAaccgaaagaaaaagaagaaaaatgcattGACTGGGCAACCACTGACCGAGACACTATCGATGTCGCCAGAAAAGGCCATCGTCATTGTCGTACGGCGGCGCCCTAGATTTCTCCAGATCTGAGCATCAATCCATGTCCACGATGCGGTCCAAGCAAGCGTGATGTCTCGGGAGAAGGTCAAGACGATGGCGTGGCACCGTTTCGTCCACCACCGGTATTGCTCGGTGGGGAGCCGGCCGCGTGGCCGTCGGCTCTTGTCGAATCGGAGACGAGGGGCTCGGGTCACGACAAGGCATGTCGCCTTTCTCGCTCGTGGATGCATGCGAAGGTTTCTCTCACTGTAGCACTGTTCACATGCATGCGAAGCTGTCTCCTCACTGTAACACTGGTCAGTACCGGGGACTCGACGCATGAGGCCAAAAGGTGTCAATCGATGGATGGCCGAGGAGAGGAGCCAGTGATGAATTGCTGCTTCGAACACACCTCGGGAATCAACAGCTGCATTATGAACATATAGACAATAATAAGATCGAACACACACGCGATCCGTCACCATGGCAA contains:
- the LOC135651978 gene encoding thioredoxin-like 1-2, chloroplastic; the protein is MRMKNALFSPLFRPHQPRARPFSFPVILLPFSFSLPSLGSRPLLLLLERKNCIFVVCFAPPKSVLVGTERKEIGVGSVEVLGGKNEFKGRQIVVKNQSSSDGWNPKGHSHCSIHASNCLPRAMKWWEKSIVPNMTEITSSDHLVESLATAGDKLVIVDFYSPGCGGCKALHPKICQLAESYPDAIFLKVNYEEHKSICHSLHIHVLPFFRLYRGAQGRVCSFSCTNATVKKLKDAMAKHGTERCSLGPAKGLEEEELLVLASNGGARFNRPPALSSI
- the LOC135651468 gene encoding probable calcium-binding protein CML45 — protein: MENSVSLAEPVGFLFLHNILNWIIMMLEKFSLYVPFSTCVSMLLDEQPLKCKTSHPGDEDISLSSEDMEVVMDSVGLRRNHEGEHLKEETASDEISSLFEEREPSLEEVKAAFHVFDENNDGYIDAGELQRVLLKLGFTEGLELDACMSMITIYDENHDGKIGFTEFVKLMEISFC
- the LOC135651976 gene encoding malate dehydrogenase, chloroplastic-like — translated: MLVSAASALYVSPVASYGTRIGLEPKAKALHVTQKTPKLFKGFNGLKAAASVSCESDTSFLGNGRNATVWESFKPKLGRPNLRTKSLLKPQASSFKVAVLGAAGGVGQPLALLIKMSPLVSAVHLYDIANVKGIAADLNHCNTPARVLDFTGESELASSLEGVDVVVIPAGIPQKPGMTCDDLFNVNANIVKSLMEAVADNAPDAFIHIISNPVNSTVPVAAEVLKQKGVYDPKKLFGVTTLDVVRASTFVAQKKNLKLIDVSVPVIGGHDGITILPLLSKTRPSVTFTDREVEELTVRLQNAGTELVEGKVGAGSATLSMAYAAARFVESSLRALDGDGDVYECSFVQSDLTELPFFASRVKLSRKGVEAVIPSDLQGLTDYETKALEALKPELKASIEKGVSFVHKQTAAAASG